One region of Neisseria mucosa genomic DNA includes:
- the iscR gene encoding Fe-S cluster assembly transcriptional regulator IscR, translating to MRLTTKGRFAVTAMIDLAMNAQTGAVKLSAISERQSISLSYLEQLFSKLRRAGLVESLRGPGGGYILAAPPAQINIAQIISAAEDKLDATQCSSKANCHHGAPCLTHDLWENLNKTINDYLSSVTLQSIIEQKNSDDGSHVIQFTHIH from the coding sequence ATGAGACTGACCACAAAAGGGCGTTTTGCCGTTACCGCCATGATCGATTTGGCGATGAACGCGCAAACCGGCGCTGTCAAACTCAGCGCCATCAGCGAACGCCAAAGCATTTCGCTTTCCTATCTCGAACAACTATTCAGCAAATTGCGGCGCGCCGGGCTGGTTGAAAGCCTTCGCGGCCCCGGCGGCGGCTACATCCTCGCCGCCCCTCCCGCACAAATCAATATCGCCCAAATCATTTCCGCTGCCGAAGACAAGCTGGACGCCACCCAATGCAGCAGCAAAGCCAACTGCCACCACGGCGCGCCTTGTTTGACGCACGACCTTTGGGAAAACCTGAATAAAACCATCAACGATTACCTCAGCAGCGTTACCCTGCAAAGCATCATCGAACAGAAAAACAGCGATGACGGCAGCCACGTCATCCAATTTACACATATCCATTAA